Proteins encoded in a region of the Nitrospirota bacterium genome:
- a CDS encoding multicopper oxidase domain-containing protein, with product MGILFAGNAYQVLADPLPGGTLDPLLIPKYVTHLVIPPVMKQTASAPDQTDDYAISVRQFKQQILPSGFPATRVWGYGPEEDPTPTVAPDPNSQFNYPAYSIETTANRRVNVRWINGLVDKKGNYLPHLLPVDQTLHWANPSQDCMHGSGTDCMGKNPERYRGPVPMVPHVHGAHVDPHSDGYSEAWWLPAAKNIPAGYALSGKLFDDATGTNPGTRGYADYSYRNDQPATTLWYHDHTLGMTRNNVYAGPAGFWLIRGGQYDRAVDVSDRQPAVLPGPAPVAGQGLLELNTPGNATRKAIRELPLVIQDRSFNADGSLFYPGDRAFFEGLKKSQLQITFAPESDVAPIWNPETFFNTMVVNGTTWPKLNVAQARYRFRLLNGSNARMINLALFVVNPRTNEINRRREIPMYQIGSDQGFLPRVVRIRTGEQIALIPGAHEPVPNPNPNDPTALLMGLAERADVIVDFSGLPDGTMVRMINTAPDSPFGGFPADPSDPGTTGQVMQFVVKAALTGAKGSTDGKTTAPGNLNLHAEHPLATPTATRLVSLNEDGGMKVCVKVDQDGEFVLDESGNLLQVDCVSADAGPFGPTAALGGKVVGTGVNAVGNPLRWADTTGASQATNIKLMNGTTVTVNVTESPKLGEVEEWQIYNFTEDAHPVHLHLVRFEVISRTLMDGSPGSSGSRHPWEQGRKDVVIAYPGEITTVRAKFDIDGLYMWHCHILEHEDNEMMRPYVVGAQSLAFNFLTMAINDRPHHERVMPEHQKAHQK from the coding sequence TCGGTCCGGCAGTTTAAACAACAGATCCTCCCGAGCGGGTTCCCGGCGACCAGGGTCTGGGGCTATGGCCCTGAAGAGGATCCCACACCGACTGTTGCCCCAGACCCCAATTCACAATTCAACTACCCTGCCTATTCGATTGAGACGACGGCCAACCGACGGGTCAATGTCCGATGGATCAACGGCCTTGTCGATAAGAAAGGGAATTACCTGCCTCACCTATTGCCGGTAGATCAGACGCTCCACTGGGCGAATCCTTCCCAAGACTGCATGCATGGATCGGGCACTGATTGCATGGGGAAGAACCCTGAGCGTTATCGAGGACCAGTGCCGATGGTGCCGCATGTGCATGGGGCACATGTGGATCCGCACAGCGACGGATATTCCGAGGCCTGGTGGCTTCCAGCAGCGAAGAATATTCCTGCTGGTTATGCGCTATCCGGCAAGCTATTCGATGACGCTACGGGAACCAATCCTGGTACGCGCGGTTATGCGGACTACTCCTACCGAAACGATCAGCCGGCGACCACCCTTTGGTACCACGACCATACTTTGGGGATGACGCGGAACAATGTCTATGCGGGACCAGCAGGTTTCTGGCTGATCCGCGGAGGCCAATACGACCGCGCAGTGGATGTGTCTGATCGGCAGCCAGCGGTATTGCCCGGGCCAGCACCGGTTGCAGGGCAGGGGTTGCTGGAACTCAACACACCGGGGAATGCGACGCGCAAAGCCATCCGTGAGCTACCCCTCGTGATTCAGGATCGCTCGTTCAACGCCGATGGATCCCTCTTTTACCCTGGTGATCGTGCTTTCTTCGAAGGGCTCAAGAAGAGTCAGCTCCAGATCACGTTCGCCCCTGAATCTGACGTGGCGCCGATTTGGAACCCCGAGACCTTTTTCAACACGATGGTAGTCAATGGGACGACCTGGCCGAAGCTGAACGTGGCGCAGGCCCGTTATCGCTTCCGGTTGCTGAACGGGAGCAATGCCCGGATGATCAATCTCGCGCTGTTCGTGGTGAACCCGAGGACAAACGAGATCAACAGACGTCGCGAGATCCCCATGTATCAGATCGGCTCGGATCAGGGGTTCCTGCCGCGGGTCGTTAGAATCAGGACCGGAGAACAGATTGCCTTGATCCCTGGTGCCCATGAGCCGGTCCCGAATCCCAATCCGAATGATCCGACAGCACTCCTGATGGGTCTGGCAGAGCGGGCTGATGTCATCGTGGATTTCAGTGGCCTGCCGGATGGGACCATGGTGCGGATGATCAATACTGCGCCGGATTCTCCATTCGGCGGGTTCCCGGCGGATCCGTCCGATCCTGGGACGACGGGCCAGGTCATGCAGTTCGTGGTCAAAGCAGCCTTGACTGGGGCTAAAGGATCGACGGACGGCAAGACGACGGCGCCCGGCAATCTCAACCTGCATGCGGAGCATCCACTTGCTACACCAACCGCGACGCGGTTGGTGTCATTGAACGAGGACGGCGGCATGAAGGTCTGTGTAAAGGTTGATCAGGACGGAGAGTTCGTGTTGGATGAGAGCGGCAATCTCCTGCAGGTCGACTGTGTCAGCGCCGACGCCGGGCCTTTTGGGCCGACTGCTGCCCTGGGCGGCAAAGTTGTTGGCACCGGTGTGAACGCCGTAGGCAACCCGTTGCGCTGGGCAGATACGACGGGAGCTAGCCAAGCCACGAATATCAAGTTGATGAACGGAACGACGGTCACGGTGAATGTGACAGAAAGCCCGAAGCTCGGCGAGGTGGAGGAATGGCAGATCTATAACTTCACGGAAGATGCGCACCCGGTCCACCTGCATCTGGTGAGGTTTGAGGTGATTAGCCGGACACTCATGGACGGAAGCCCGGGTTCGAGCGGCAGCCGGCATCCATGGGAACAAGGCCGCAAAGACGTGGTGATTGCCTACCCGGGCGAGATTACCACAGTGAGAGCCAAGTTCGACATCGACGGGCTCTATATGTGGCATTGCCATATCCTCGAACATGAAGACAACGAAATGATGCGTCCCTATGTGGTAGGAGCCCAGTCTCTGGCGTTCAACTTCCTGACCATGGCGATCAACGATCGGCCTCACCACGAGAGGGTGATGCCCGAGCACCAGAAGGCCCATCAGAAGTAA